One region of Thermoleophilia bacterium genomic DNA includes:
- a CDS encoding O-antigen ligase family protein, producing the protein MKPFVHIGSVIVAGARRVYGVGLRFLPHGGLAAIWLWLMFSSGGYMPRTWLLPAAAMGLLALLCSASRIYPGKPGQLSAALIALFMCYALWVAASVSWASSLHRVWLETARVFFLVLVFWTACLCFKDAPGQKAFRYLLLVASTVIFAVCLVALWTSGSASYVFAEGRFVFPVGDADSVAALLVVPFWPLLWLSAGPEERAPVRGLALGIATGLLGLAVLTRSEGAAWSLACSAIFAFAVSPGRLRMLLHIFPIGLVITYGFPTLHKYWSLRSGGSLSSAQDVLMTGGQGGRVLLTAAVVASFCGMILALLEHWIKVTARMKTIFGILVLVALLAGGCYVALTKTRDSGGPVRWLEQKVETLTAKTAPASPELGATERTNPWLAQSTSQERLALWKDAVSIFREAAVLGVGAGNFGLAYDRVDLSPGTETDSPHSLVLQLFVETGIIGGILFLIPLVVASVGVLWPRVAAARSESPPEAREKAAQPTKSRWGNHPLECGWPVALLCGTVYWFVHASLDSLWPVTAVTIPPVLFIAGAVTRVDLHAGLLWPRARKLFAGVPHWANGLLARVFRGGIAVLACLALLGASLPYAGIRWEDIALATHQVEAGKALKRASMACWLQPLSPQPLLAKAMIYEDQARRALTSDYGDKAGAVLDNLSLAISSYAEGASLEPSNWLCSYEAGIATLNLALARAYLEHTLIPPLTTVGNTPAPLATDWTLLAQADAAPPAGNAALSLATTPSEVSLASLYRNLSLSTLLDQAESWLHTALYLRPAAYQARQALDFLRGIRRALQ; encoded by the coding sequence TTGAAACCCTTTGTGCACATAGGCTCGGTCATCGTCGCAGGAGCGCGCCGCGTCTACGGAGTAGGACTCCGTTTTCTACCCCATGGAGGGTTAGCCGCAATCTGGTTGTGGCTAATGTTCTCTTCGGGCGGTTATATGCCTCGCACCTGGCTCCTGCCAGCTGCGGCAATGGGCCTCTTAGCCCTGCTTTGCTCCGCGAGTAGGATCTACCCCGGGAAGCCCGGGCAACTGTCCGCAGCTCTCATAGCCCTCTTCATGTGCTACGCGCTGTGGGTAGCTGCTTCGGTCTCATGGGCTAGCTCTCTCCACAGAGTGTGGCTAGAGACAGCTCGCGTGTTCTTCCTCGTACTGGTATTTTGGACTGCCTGCCTATGCTTCAAGGATGCCCCTGGACAAAAGGCTTTTCGCTACCTGCTCCTTGTCGCTAGCACCGTCATTTTTGCCGTCTGCCTGGTGGCGCTCTGGACTAGCGGTTCAGCCTCCTATGTGTTCGCGGAAGGACGTTTTGTCTTCCCGGTGGGCGATGCGGATAGCGTGGCCGCGCTTCTTGTTGTGCCCTTCTGGCCTCTCCTATGGCTTTCGGCAGGACCCGAAGAGCGGGCTCCCGTTCGCGGCTTGGCTTTGGGCATAGCTACAGGACTGCTCGGACTGGCCGTGCTCACACGCTCCGAAGGAGCAGCGTGGAGCCTGGCGTGTTCAGCAATCTTTGCCTTTGCCGTATCCCCGGGCCGACTAAGGATGCTGCTCCATATTTTTCCCATAGGGCTCGTGATTACGTATGGTTTTCCCACCTTGCACAAGTACTGGTCCCTTCGGTCCGGAGGTTCCTTAAGCTCAGCGCAGGACGTCCTCATGACTGGTGGGCAAGGAGGCCGCGTGCTACTCACTGCAGCCGTTGTTGCTTCTTTCTGCGGGATGATCCTTGCCCTTCTTGAGCACTGGATAAAGGTCACGGCACGCATGAAGACAATCTTTGGAATTCTGGTGCTTGTGGCGTTGTTAGCGGGAGGCTGTTACGTTGCGCTGACCAAGACAAGAGATAGCGGCGGACCAGTGCGGTGGCTCGAGCAAAAGGTCGAAACCCTAACCGCCAAGACGGCGCCGGCTTCCCCAGAACTTGGAGCCACAGAGCGTACTAATCCCTGGTTAGCCCAGAGCACAAGCCAAGAGAGACTAGCTCTTTGGAAAGATGCCGTGAGCATCTTCCGCGAGGCTGCGGTGCTAGGAGTGGGGGCAGGAAACTTTGGTCTGGCCTACGACCGTGTTGACTTGAGCCCAGGAACCGAAACCGACTCGCCTCACTCTTTGGTGCTCCAGTTGTTTGTCGAAACGGGGATTATCGGGGGGATTCTCTTCTTGATCCCACTCGTGGTGGCTAGCGTGGGAGTACTGTGGCCCCGTGTCGCAGCGGCGCGCAGTGAGTCTCCTCCAGAAGCACGAGAAAAAGCAGCGCAACCCACCAAGAGTCGTTGGGGAAACCACCCCCTCGAATGCGGCTGGCCGGTGGCGCTTCTGTGCGGGACGGTCTATTGGTTTGTTCACGCTAGCCTTGACTCGCTCTGGCCTGTCACCGCCGTCACTATTCCGCCGGTCTTGTTCATAGCTGGCGCTGTTACCCGGGTTGACCTTCACGCCGGATTGCTTTGGCCTCGGGCACGAAAACTCTTTGCAGGCGTTCCGCACTGGGCCAACGGCTTGCTTGCCCGAGTGTTTAGAGGCGGTATTGCCGTTCTAGCCTGTTTGGCGCTTCTCGGAGCTTCCTTGCCCTATGCCGGCATACGGTGGGAAGACATCGCTCTTGCAACACATCAAGTGGAGGCCGGTAAGGCTCTCAAACGAGCAAGCATGGCATGCTGGCTACAACCGCTTAGCCCACAACCCCTGCTGGCCAAGGCAATGATTTACGAGGATCAGGCGCGGCGAGCCTTAACGAGTGACTACGGCGATAAGGCCGGAGCGGTGCTGGACAATCTTAGCTTGGCAATCTCAAGCTACGCTGAGGGAGCTTCTTTGGAGCCCAGCAACTGGCTTTGTTCGTATGAGGCTGGAATAGCCACCCTCAACCTGGCCTTGGCTCGCGCCTACCTAGAACACACCCTCATACCGCCCCTCACGACAGTAGGGAATACTCCGGCTCCCCTTGCGACCGATTGGACCTTGTTAGCCCAGGCCGACGCTGCTCCTCCCGCGGGAAATGCAGCTCTTTCGCTCGCCACGACGCCGTCAGAGGTCTCATTGGCAAGCCTGTACCGCAACCTCTCACTCAGTACACTCCTAGACCAAGCCGAAAGCTGGCTGCATACAGCCCTCTACTTGCGACCCGCGGCATATCAAGCCCGTCAAGCCCTGGACTTTCTAAGAGGCATTCGCCGGGCACTGCAATAG
- a CDS encoding DUF4282 domain-containing protein produces the protein MAEVPRTCANCGNVQTAGEFCEKCGTKLPPVSSVAAGAAAGGQGAVPPPPAGYGAPAGAGPQYVPGGGGPGFPPYGSPRPYESQKGFFGRLFDFSFHEFITPSIIKVLFIISIVVICLGVIGGIVFGFMVSAGTGVFALIGGLIYGFLMLLYVRVMLEIFIIFFRIYDNTNDIAKSKR, from the coding sequence ATGGCAGAGGTTCCAAGAACGTGCGCAAACTGCGGTAATGTACAGACAGCAGGGGAATTTTGCGAAAAATGCGGTACCAAACTGCCGCCCGTTTCGAGTGTAGCGGCTGGGGCTGCTGCAGGTGGGCAGGGCGCAGTTCCCCCTCCGCCCGCGGGTTATGGGGCGCCAGCAGGAGCAGGCCCGCAATATGTTCCCGGCGGGGGAGGACCGGGATTTCCGCCCTATGGGTCGCCTCGGCCTTATGAGAGCCAGAAAGGTTTCTTCGGGCGGCTGTTTGACTTCTCCTTCCACGAGTTTATTACCCCAAGCATAATAAAGGTTCTATTCATTATCTCGATTGTGGTTATCTGCCTGGGGGTTATCGGCGGCATTGTTTTTGGCTTCATGGTTTCCGCGGGAACGGGCGTGTTCGCCTTGATAGGCGGGCTTATCTATGGCTTCCTGATGCTGCTGTATGTCCGGGTGATGCTTGAAATCTTCATCATTTTCTTCCGGATTTACGACAACACAAACGATATTGCGA
- a CDS encoding 4-alpha-glucanotransferase — protein sequence MLAQNAKLSFASRAEALMCQLAALYGIERCYRDVWGKWRQASASTVMRVLATLGAEVSGFDWDGWEPSRSKAGSREERLLEKALRTRESEATRRLVEPVYVAWRGKLTLAVHQTAWSRLGAPDGWVYFALSLEEGGEVTKAVRVSTLVSGKPVHLCWDLPLGYHRLAVEGAGLSEVALVISAPPTCWPPGLSRETGRLVSDKTRPEEDAAQTQLFGPGWGVFAPVYALPSLGRRNQAGNNEGVAWVGLGDLGDLAELRRLVGRLGGSVVATLPLLGLLRDGIPAGVSRGSRAAGRGSEGETVDFVFDPSPYRPSSRLFFDELYLAVDRTPEWKECTCLRKTWESGLQAQAAKLAEGSLVDYAEVAALKRRLITTASRCFFEHSEGSRRESLAAYLGAHPEAERYAQFCADHGSLCQQGQGRRDEIVRSYLYAQWQLDEQLNGTSCGDSHIRDARVVGLMLDLPVGVHPRGFDVWRWPELFARDMSIGAPPDLFFEEGQNWACPPLQPEAMRRDGYAYLASCLRHHMQHSTHLRVDHIMWLHRAYWIPEGKPAAEGVYVTYPTDELYAVLCLESWRHRTVVVGEDLGTVGRGVRARLRRHGVLGTWVLQGALRPRAARAVRPAPPHSVALLGTHDMFPFAGYVEGKDISVRIESGRVGAATARRALAARRRLLARLAHDLCAGPSESLGASPGTGTGDLRGTQALPETTTLLRLVLSFLGQSDAPLVLVGLRDLLLESEPENIPGTGPERSNWRRRLQASPEQIEAALVEAAALLRRSGAPGPLLQCPANAS from the coding sequence ATGCTAGCGCAAAATGCCAAATTGTCTTTTGCCTCGCGGGCAGAAGCTCTGATGTGCCAACTTGCTGCTTTGTATGGGATAGAGCGGTGCTACCGCGACGTGTGGGGCAAATGGCGGCAAGCTTCTGCAAGCACGGTGATGCGGGTACTGGCCACCCTAGGGGCCGAGGTATCCGGATTTGACTGGGACGGATGGGAGCCCTCCCGGTCAAAAGCAGGGTCAAGGGAAGAGCGCCTGCTCGAGAAGGCCCTTCGTACGCGCGAATCAGAAGCCACTCGGCGGCTGGTTGAGCCGGTCTATGTAGCTTGGAGAGGGAAGCTGACTCTTGCTGTGCACCAAACTGCGTGGTCGAGGTTGGGGGCGCCAGATGGCTGGGTGTATTTCGCCCTGTCCCTGGAAGAAGGAGGGGAGGTAACCAAGGCCGTCAGGGTGTCCACTTTGGTCTCCGGAAAGCCTGTCCACCTCTGCTGGGATCTACCCCTGGGCTATCACCGTCTGGCTGTTGAAGGTGCGGGCCTCAGCGAGGTGGCGCTTGTCATCTCTGCTCCGCCGACCTGTTGGCCGCCAGGTCTGTCTCGGGAGACAGGCAGATTGGTGTCGGACAAGACGCGGCCCGAGGAAGACGCCGCTCAGACGCAGCTGTTCGGTCCAGGCTGGGGAGTGTTTGCCCCTGTATATGCTCTTCCATCACTCGGAAGGCGCAATCAGGCAGGAAACAATGAGGGCGTGGCCTGGGTCGGGCTGGGAGACTTGGGCGACCTTGCTGAATTGAGGCGGCTGGTTGGCCGGCTTGGAGGGAGTGTAGTGGCGACCTTGCCGCTCCTTGGACTTCTTCGGGACGGAATCCCCGCGGGTGTTAGTCGTGGTTCAAGGGCTGCAGGCCGCGGCTCGGAGGGGGAGACTGTGGACTTTGTCTTTGATCCCAGTCCCTACAGACCCTCAAGCCGACTCTTCTTCGACGAGCTCTATCTCGCGGTAGATAGAACGCCCGAATGGAAAGAATGCACGTGTCTGCGCAAGACGTGGGAGTCTGGCCTACAGGCCCAAGCTGCGAAACTGGCCGAAGGCAGCTTGGTTGATTATGCGGAGGTAGCCGCTCTTAAGCGGCGGCTAATAACTACGGCGAGTCGTTGCTTCTTTGAGCATTCCGAGGGTTCTCGTCGGGAATCTCTCGCTGCGTATCTTGGTGCGCATCCCGAAGCGGAGCGATACGCCCAGTTTTGTGCTGATCATGGAAGTCTTTGCCAGCAGGGCCAGGGGCGCAGGGACGAAATTGTCCGAAGCTATCTCTACGCGCAATGGCAACTGGACGAGCAGTTAAACGGGACAAGTTGTGGCGACTCCCATATCAGAGATGCCCGGGTAGTTGGTCTAATGCTCGATCTCCCCGTAGGCGTGCATCCGCGTGGATTTGACGTGTGGCGTTGGCCTGAGCTTTTTGCTCGTGATATGTCTATTGGGGCCCCTCCCGATCTGTTCTTTGAGGAAGGCCAGAATTGGGCCTGCCCGCCGCTGCAGCCGGAGGCCATGCGCCGCGATGGGTATGCCTACCTAGCTTCGTGTCTGCGTCATCACATGCAGCACTCTACTCACCTACGGGTTGACCATATCATGTGGCTTCACCGCGCATACTGGATTCCGGAGGGGAAGCCGGCCGCTGAGGGAGTCTACGTGACCTACCCCACTGACGAACTCTACGCTGTTTTATGCCTTGAGTCGTGGCGGCACCGCACCGTGGTAGTGGGAGAAGATTTGGGGACAGTAGGTAGAGGGGTAAGAGCAAGGCTGAGGAGGCACGGTGTTCTGGGGACTTGGGTCTTGCAGGGAGCGCTGAGGCCCCGGGCGGCGCGGGCCGTGAGGCCCGCGCCGCCCCACTCTGTAGCGTTGCTCGGCACGCACGACATGTTCCCATTTGCCGGTTATGTGGAGGGTAAAGACATCAGCGTTCGGATTGAGAGCGGGAGGGTGGGGGCCGCGACGGCGCGCCGAGCTTTGGCGGCGCGCCGTCGCCTACTGGCCCGCCTCGCCCACGACCTGTGTGCAGGCCCCTCGGAGTCTTTGGGTGCTTCTCCGGGGACAGGCACGGGCGACCTCCGCGGTACTCAGGCACTTCCCGAAACAACCACTCTCCTCCGACTTGTTCTTAGTTTTCTAGGCCAGAGCGACGCTCCTTTGGTGCTTGTGGGGCTAAGAGATCTGCTGTTGGAGAGTGAGCCCGAGAACATTCCTGGCACAGGTCCGGAGAGGTCTAACTGGCGGCGGAGGTTACAGGCTTCACCTGAGCAGATAGAGGCGGCTCTTGTGGAAGCGGCGGCGCTTCTTAGACGCAGTGGTGCGCCCGGACCGCTATTGCAGTGCCCGGCGAATGCCTCTTAG